In Streptomyces sp. NBC_01408, one DNA window encodes the following:
- a CDS encoding SMI1/KNR4 family protein has product MTTGRLGQQAAPPNAAYSGQVVHFPDPVRAARHPQGVRIDGGGYPDFSPYARAAVEIAEPPEGFGVDELRLTDCVSANAAMRAVGHELWDTVGPVATPHGWTWHHVAGSRRMELVPVEVKALLRHHAGLVTAPVDHEKRGTRPLQEVRPVHMGLPKSVVSVSEGQVQGVEEDLGYRLPEAYRSFLKAAGGCAPVGAGLDVDLGLLVDQPFFTVREEAAVNDLVYVNKCLRDHLTKDYLCVAFAQGGLLALKVRGEAIGSVWFSPYDDARDQDGWSVQERVERLLLPCGGDFDAFLERLAGNPPELETVAGLMVDGGFARSVPVVRSGSDEG; this is encoded by the coding sequence ATGACGACAGGTCGGCTCGGGCAGCAGGCCGCGCCACCCAACGCCGCGTACTCGGGGCAGGTCGTGCATTTCCCGGACCCGGTCCGGGCCGCTCGGCATCCCCAGGGAGTACGGATCGACGGGGGCGGGTATCCCGACTTCTCCCCGTACGCGCGCGCGGCGGTGGAGATCGCCGAACCGCCGGAGGGCTTCGGCGTGGACGAGCTGCGGCTGACGGACTGCGTGTCGGCGAACGCGGCGATGCGGGCCGTCGGTCACGAACTGTGGGACACGGTCGGCCCGGTGGCGACTCCGCACGGCTGGACCTGGCACCACGTGGCGGGCAGCCGGCGGATGGAGCTGGTGCCCGTCGAGGTGAAGGCGCTGCTGCGGCACCACGCGGGGCTGGTGACGGCGCCGGTGGACCACGAGAAGCGTGGGACGCGGCCGTTGCAGGAGGTGCGCCCGGTGCACATGGGGCTGCCGAAGTCGGTGGTCTCGGTGTCCGAGGGGCAGGTGCAGGGCGTCGAGGAGGATCTCGGCTACCGGCTGCCCGAGGCGTACCGCTCGTTCCTGAAGGCGGCGGGCGGCTGCGCACCGGTGGGCGCGGGCCTGGACGTGGACCTCGGTCTGCTGGTGGACCAGCCGTTCTTCACGGTGCGCGAGGAGGCGGCGGTCAACGACCTCGTCTACGTCAACAAGTGCCTGCGGGACCACCTGACGAAGGACTACCTGTGCGTGGCCTTCGCGCAGGGCGGGCTGCTCGCGCTGAAGGTCAGGGGCGAGGCGATCGGTTCGGTGTGGTTCTCCCCGTACGACGACGCGCGCGACCAGGACGGCTGGTCGGTGCAGGAGCGCGTGGAGCGGCTGTTGCTGCCGTGCGGCGGTGATTTCGACGCCTTTCTGGAGCGGTTGGCGGGAAACCCGCCGGAGCTTGAGACGGTGGCCGGTCTGATGGTGGACGGCGGATTCGCACGGTCGGTTCCCGTGGTGCGTTCCGGTTCGGATGAGGGGTGA
- a CDS encoding SUKH-3 domain-containing protein produces the protein MTTTSASYDRSSATRFPVAVDSALRTAGWEPGRWDIKQAEYWADALRDHTTPAGHRHTVFPAAVEAWAEFGGLTVTAPGPGRQIAPTPVRIDPLTGLHLARTFADLGRALSTQLCPLGVEADRGSHLALDSEGRVYGIDHTGDWYLGSSVDEALTLLLTGLQPTRLTTA, from the coding sequence ATGACGACGACCTCAGCCTCCTACGACCGCTCCTCCGCCACCCGGTTCCCCGTGGCCGTGGACTCCGCCCTGCGCACCGCCGGCTGGGAGCCCGGCCGCTGGGACATCAAGCAGGCCGAATACTGGGCCGACGCCCTGCGCGACCACACCACCCCCGCCGGGCACCGCCACACCGTCTTCCCGGCCGCCGTCGAGGCCTGGGCGGAATTCGGCGGGCTCACCGTCACCGCCCCGGGCCCCGGCCGCCAGATAGCGCCCACCCCGGTCCGGATCGACCCCCTCACCGGACTCCACCTCGCCCGCACCTTCGCCGACCTCGGCCGCGCCCTGTCGACCCAGCTCTGCCCCCTCGGCGTCGAAGCGGACCGGGGCTCCCACCTCGCCCTGGACAGCGAAGGCCGCGTCTACGGGATCGACCACACCGGCGACTGGTACCTGGGCTCCAGCGTCGACGAGGCCCTCACCCTCCTCCTCACAGGCCTCCAGCCAACCCGCCTCACCACCGCCTAG
- a CDS encoding RNA-guided endonuclease TnpB family protein, with amino-acid sequence MGASSVKRAFKYRFYPTSAQAAELSRTFGCVRKVYNLALAARTEAWAASSERVGYTQTSAMLTAWKRTEELSYPAEVSSVPLQQALRHLQTAFAGFWGKRAKYPRFKSKRKSRASAEYTRSAFRYADGRITLAKMADPLDVVWSRPLPMGVEPTTVTVSRDSAGRWFVSLLCDDTPAPMPTTTNVVGLDAGLTTLITLSTGEKISNPKHEGSDRQRLVAAQRVLSRKEKGSKNRAKARARVARIHARIADRRRDHLHKLTTRLVRENQALVIEDLVVRNMLKNHTLARAITDAAWRELRRMLEYKTAWYGRDLIIVDRWFPSSKLCSACGVVADNMPLNVREWTCENCGTTHDRDANAAVNLLAAGLAVTACGADVRPQRESSSRSGRSVVKQESPPVRVGAPSR; translated from the coding sequence GTGGGGGCTTCTTCCGTGAAGCGGGCGTTCAAGTACCGCTTCTATCCGACCAGCGCGCAGGCTGCTGAGCTTTCGCGGACGTTCGGTTGTGTGCGGAAGGTCTACAACCTGGCCCTCGCAGCCCGCACCGAGGCGTGGGCGGCCTCCAGCGAGCGGGTGGGCTACACGCAGACGTCGGCGATGCTCACGGCCTGGAAGAGGACCGAAGAACTGAGCTATCCGGCCGAGGTGTCCTCGGTTCCACTTCAGCAAGCATTGCGACATCTGCAGACAGCCTTCGCGGGGTTCTGGGGAAAGCGTGCGAAGTACCCGCGCTTCAAGTCCAAGCGAAAGTCCCGCGCCTCGGCGGAGTACACGCGCAGCGCGTTCCGCTACGCCGATGGCCGGATAACGCTCGCGAAGATGGCGGACCCGCTGGACGTGGTGTGGTCCCGTCCGCTGCCCATGGGCGTGGAGCCGACGACGGTGACGGTCTCCCGGGACAGTGCCGGGCGCTGGTTCGTGTCCCTGCTCTGCGACGACACTCCCGCCCCGATGCCCACCACTACGAACGTAGTCGGCCTCGATGCCGGGCTGACCACCCTGATCACCCTGTCTACCGGCGAGAAGATCAGCAATCCGAAGCACGAGGGCAGTGACCGCCAGCGGCTTGTGGCGGCTCAGCGGGTCCTGTCGCGGAAGGAGAAAGGCAGCAAAAATCGCGCCAAGGCCCGCGCCCGGGTGGCGAGGATCCATGCGCGGATCGCCGACCGCCGCCGGGATCACCTGCACAAGCTGACGACTCGACTCGTGCGCGAAAACCAAGCGCTCGTGATCGAAGACCTCGTCGTCCGCAACATGCTCAAGAACCACACGCTCGCCCGCGCCATCACCGACGCGGCATGGCGAGAACTGCGGCGGATGCTGGAGTACAAGACGGCCTGGTACGGGCGGGATCTGATCATCGTGGACCGGTGGTTCCCCAGCTCCAAACTGTGCTCGGCCTGCGGGGTCGTCGCCGACAACATGCCGCTGAACGTCCGCGAGTGGACGTGTGAGAACTGCGGGACGACCCACGACCGGGACGCGAACGCAGCCGTGAATCTTCTGGCCGCCGGGCTGGCGGTTACTGCCTGTGGAGCGGACGTAAGACCTCAACGGGAGTCCTCCTCTCGGTCAGGGCGGTCCGTGGTGAAGCAGGAAAGCCCACCCGTGAGGGTGGGAGCCCCCTCTCGCTGA
- a CDS encoding ABC transporter ATP-binding protein, which produces MTTAMTETRHGGTGGHEAVAARARKVVKAYGSGETRVVALNEVDVDIRRGQFTAIMGPSGSGKSTLMHCLAGLDTVTSGQIHLDDTEITGLKDKKLTQLRRDRIGFIFQAFNLLPTLNALENITLPMDIAGRKPDKEWLDRVVETVGLAGRLKHRPTELSGGQQQRVAVARALAARPQIIFGDEPTGNLDSRAGAEVLGFLRRSVDELGQTIVMVTHDPVAASYADRVIFLADGQIVDEMYGPTADQVLDRMKDFDARGRTS; this is translated from the coding sequence GTGACAACGGCTATGACCGAGACCAGGCACGGGGGCACTGGCGGCCATGAAGCCGTCGCGGCCCGGGCACGGAAGGTCGTCAAGGCCTACGGTTCCGGCGAGACGCGCGTCGTCGCCCTGAACGAGGTCGACGTGGACATCCGCCGCGGCCAGTTCACCGCGATCATGGGCCCCTCGGGCTCCGGCAAGTCCACGCTGATGCACTGCCTGGCCGGTCTCGACACGGTGACCAGCGGCCAGATCCACCTGGACGACACCGAGATCACCGGGCTGAAGGACAAGAAGCTCACCCAGCTGCGGCGCGACCGGATCGGCTTCATCTTCCAGGCCTTCAACCTGCTGCCCACGCTGAACGCCCTGGAGAACATCACGCTCCCCATGGACATCGCGGGCCGCAAGCCCGACAAGGAGTGGCTGGACCGGGTCGTGGAGACCGTCGGCCTCGCGGGGCGCCTCAAGCACCGCCCGACCGAGCTCTCCGGCGGCCAGCAGCAGCGCGTGGCGGTCGCCCGCGCCCTCGCGGCCCGCCCGCAGATCATCTTCGGCGACGAGCCGACCGGAAACCTCGACTCCCGGGCCGGTGCCGAGGTCCTCGGCTTCCTGCGCCGCTCGGTGGACGAGCTCGGCCAGACCATCGTCATGGTCACCCACGACCCGGTCGCCGCCTCCTACGCGGACCGCGTCATCTTCCTCGCCGACGGCCAGATCGTCGACGAGATGTACGGGCCCACCGCCGACCAGGTGCTGGACCGGATGAAGGACTTCGACGCGCGCGGACGGACGTCATGA
- a CDS encoding YwqJ-related putative deaminase encodes MQNTATRTEPADTGPGTPGTPGTPGPQGTAPAAAEAGDPAAGPVGDPRLRWSSTDGRPSAPVLRFRRDGILPTVAAALSVRGETLTGTAGKADQPPALHALVQDFLDTLTSGQRERFTGRCPEAILLSRHLAAVEGARSKRASRKPLTPSEARRSLKHAKITARRIREDGDPLHGSYAPPCRSCDALLAHFGVRSVDLTASE; translated from the coding sequence ATGCAGAACACGGCAACACGCACAGAACCGGCCGACACCGGCCCCGGAACCCCGGGAACGCCGGGAACGCCCGGCCCGCAGGGAACCGCCCCAGCGGCCGCCGAAGCGGGCGACCCCGCCGCCGGCCCCGTCGGCGACCCCCGCCTGCGCTGGAGCAGCACCGACGGCCGCCCCTCGGCACCCGTCCTGCGCTTCCGCCGCGACGGCATCCTCCCCACCGTCGCCGCCGCCCTCTCCGTCCGCGGCGAAACCCTCACCGGCACCGCCGGCAAAGCCGACCAGCCGCCGGCGCTCCACGCCCTCGTCCAGGACTTCCTCGACACCCTGACGAGCGGCCAGCGCGAACGTTTCACCGGCCGGTGCCCGGAAGCGATCCTGCTCTCCCGCCACCTGGCCGCCGTCGAAGGCGCCCGCAGCAAACGCGCCTCCCGCAAACCACTGACCCCCAGCGAAGCCCGCCGCTCCCTCAAGCACGCGAAGATCACCGCCCGCCGCATCCGCGAGGACGGCGACCCCCTCCACGGCAGCTACGCACCCCCCTGTCGCTCCTGCGACGCCCTCCTCGCCCACTTCGGCGTACGCTCCGTCGACCTCACCGCATCCGAGTAG
- a CDS encoding SUKH-4 family immunity protein, with amino-acid sequence MVTFAQAQERAEEWINGDVPAYQHREVRVREFGLGFVVWAEDRAAGPVSGGGRQRLVIARDSGEVTLWPGLPVGEVIRRYEEEYGASAAPVAEASVPTPRIDSEQTSFMLSPPEWLQEAADRAGIPGGSPRPAPAASAPAPAEAAPAEASAPVPAEPLAASGPAPAPAPAPAPAPVEAVPLRRGGEIPYEPTANDGVPVGATPWAGTDVNADADDVSVPLPATVFAPPLSGSDLDDAPSSGVAPEAKTTLMAGGSQLPKTTVSPALGHVPGAGAAAGPGAGPGAGPGGGPGSGPGSRAGDIADAPTSKAQVSPPRGPAGGPGAGQPATPPGPPGAPGTPGGGAHHAATMLAGPGVPQPPGPPGVPGGSSGGGQLPAPPGPPGAPGGGLDHAATMLAGPAVVGQPPAPPGPPGVPGGSSGGGQPLAPPGPPGAPGGGLDHAATMLAGPAVVGQAPAPPGPPGAPGGGAHHAATMLAGPGVPQPPGPPGAPGAPGAPGAPGVPGGGLDHAATMLAGPPVGRPPGPPGPPPGAPGVPAAQPPAPTGAPTVGPGYQAVLRYRAPDGSEQQLIRRSAPGTPHPEWQILYELRAMNVPPQQVLELHTELESCELPGGYCARMIRETWPQVRITSVAPYGKDHAGRQQGMRHLLTHQGELHQVADGPARPAPVRAPLPQVPLQPAIPLEAIAQELAGAFGPQGVFRFDQRAVSRQGVPEIVAQTLMFSGLPVDFGPFFWAQAVPGQPVPTLAEMAAQRQVQPASDAGSYLVVGSDFGKALCVQYGTAHIVAVPVEGGPGGAPVPPQFVNSSLPQFARCLALLGHMWRLRQHLTPEQAGRWTVDFQANLAGLDSAALASPENWWSVLLEQMWDGLL; translated from the coding sequence GTGGTGACCTTTGCGCAGGCGCAGGAGCGCGCCGAGGAGTGGATCAACGGGGACGTGCCCGCGTACCAGCACCGTGAGGTGCGCGTACGGGAGTTCGGGCTCGGGTTCGTGGTGTGGGCGGAGGACCGTGCGGCGGGTCCGGTGTCGGGTGGCGGGCGGCAGCGCCTCGTCATCGCGCGGGACAGCGGTGAGGTGACGCTGTGGCCCGGTCTGCCGGTGGGTGAGGTGATCCGCCGGTACGAGGAGGAGTACGGGGCTTCGGCGGCTCCGGTGGCGGAGGCTTCGGTGCCGACGCCGCGGATCGATTCCGAGCAGACCTCCTTCATGCTCAGTCCGCCGGAGTGGTTGCAGGAGGCCGCGGACCGGGCGGGGATTCCGGGCGGTTCGCCGCGCCCGGCTCCGGCTGCGTCTGCTCCGGCTCCGGCCGAGGCCGCTCCGGCCGAAGCGTCCGCTCCGGTACCGGCGGAGCCGCTGGCCGCTTCCGGTCCGGCGCCCGCACCGGCGCCCGCACCGGCTCCGGCTCCGGTTGAGGCGGTGCCGCTGCGCCGCGGGGGTGAGATCCCGTACGAGCCCACCGCCAACGACGGGGTCCCGGTCGGGGCCACGCCGTGGGCCGGCACCGATGTGAACGCCGACGCGGACGACGTGTCCGTGCCGCTGCCCGCGACCGTGTTCGCGCCGCCGCTGTCGGGTTCGGACCTGGACGACGCGCCGTCGTCCGGGGTGGCCCCGGAGGCGAAGACCACGCTGATGGCCGGGGGCAGCCAGCTCCCGAAGACGACGGTCTCCCCGGCGCTGGGGCATGTCCCCGGCGCCGGCGCGGCTGCGGGCCCCGGCGCGGGCCCCGGCGCGGGCCCCGGCGGGGGTCCGGGCTCGGGTCCGGGCTCTCGCGCGGGTGACATCGCCGACGCGCCGACGAGCAAGGCCCAGGTCAGCCCGCCCCGCGGTCCCGCGGGTGGTCCGGGCGCCGGGCAGCCCGCGACGCCTCCGGGCCCGCCCGGAGCTCCCGGTACGCCCGGCGGCGGCGCGCACCATGCCGCCACCATGCTGGCCGGTCCCGGTGTCCCGCAGCCGCCCGGTCCGCCGGGTGTGCCCGGTGGTTCTTCCGGTGGGGGGCAGCTGCCCGCGCCTCCTGGTCCGCCCGGTGCTCCGGGTGGTGGGTTGGACCATGCCGCGACGATGCTGGCCGGCCCGGCCGTGGTCGGGCAGCCGCCCGCGCCTCCCGGTCCGCCGGGTGTGCCCGGTGGTTCCTCCGGTGGGGGGCAGCCGCTCGCGCCTCCTGGTCCGCCCGGTGCTCCGGGTGGTGGGTTGGACCATGCCGCGACGATGCTGGCCGGCCCGGCCGTGGTCGGGCAGGCGCCCGCGCCTCCCGGTCCGCCCGGTGCCCCCGGTGGCGGGGCGCACCACGCCGCGACCATGCTCGCGGGCCCCGGCGTACCCCAGCCTCCCGGTCCGCCCGGTGCGCCCGGTGCGCCCGGTGCGCCTGGCGCTCCCGGTGTGCCCGGTGGCGGGCTGGACCATGCCGCCACGATGCTGGCCGGTCCGCCCGTGGGGCGTCCGCCCGGTCCTCCCGGCCCGCCGCCCGGAGCGCCCGGAGTCCCCGCGGCGCAGCCGCCCGCACCCACCGGTGCGCCCACCGTGGGGCCCGGCTACCAGGCCGTGCTCCGCTACCGTGCCCCCGACGGCTCCGAGCAGCAGCTCATCCGCCGTTCGGCGCCCGGTACCCCGCACCCCGAGTGGCAGATCCTGTACGAACTGCGCGCCATGAACGTGCCGCCGCAGCAGGTGCTGGAGCTGCACACGGAGCTGGAGTCCTGCGAGCTGCCCGGCGGTTACTGCGCCCGGATGATCCGGGAGACCTGGCCGCAGGTGCGGATCACCAGCGTGGCCCCGTACGGCAAGGACCACGCGGGCCGGCAGCAGGGCATGCGGCACCTGCTGACGCATCAGGGCGAGCTGCACCAGGTGGCGGACGGTCCGGCGCGCCCCGCGCCGGTACGGGCGCCGCTGCCGCAGGTTCCGCTCCAGCCGGCGATTCCGCTGGAGGCCATCGCGCAGGAGCTGGCGGGCGCGTTCGGTCCCCAGGGGGTGTTCCGCTTCGACCAGCGGGCGGTGTCCCGTCAGGGCGTGCCGGAGATCGTGGCGCAGACGCTGATGTTCTCGGGGCTGCCCGTCGATTTCGGGCCGTTCTTCTGGGCGCAGGCGGTTCCGGGTCAGCCGGTGCCGACGCTGGCCGAGATGGCGGCGCAGCGGCAGGTGCAGCCGGCGTCGGACGCGGGCTCGTACCTCGTGGTCGGCAGCGACTTCGGCAAGGCGCTCTGTGTGCAGTACGGGACGGCGCACATAGTGGCGGTGCCGGTGGAGGGCGGTCCGGGCGGTGCTCCGGTGCCTCCGCAGTTCGTGAACTCGAGCCTGCCGCAGTTCGCGCGGTGCCTGGCGTTGCTGGGTCACATGTGGCGGCTGCGTCAGCATCTGACGCCGGAACAGGCGGGGCGCTGGACCGTCGATTTCCAGGCGAATCTGGCGGGGCTGGACAGTGCGGCGCTGGCTTCGCCGGAGAACTGGTGGTCGGTGCTGCTGGAGCAGATGTGGGACGGACTGCTTTGA
- a CDS encoding ABATE domain-containing protein has translation MTVTFPLTGEPLALDLLNTRPATGDLVSDPAGLEAWLAAQAGRLTPVAAVGPAEVAAVRAVREAARPALEAARRGERPPADALRVLNGALAAAPSHRELLWSAGAGLTADPRREAGPAVRLAAELAEAVAELLTAPRVAEVRACEAEDCVLLFLPAHPRRRWCVASACGNRARVARYYSRHKADPGG, from the coding sequence GTGACAGTGACCTTTCCGCTCACGGGCGAACCCCTCGCCCTGGACCTGCTGAACACCCGGCCCGCGACGGGCGACCTCGTCTCCGACCCGGCGGGCCTGGAGGCCTGGCTGGCCGCGCAGGCGGGCCGGCTGACCCCGGTCGCCGCGGTGGGCCCGGCCGAGGTGGCGGCCGTACGGGCCGTACGCGAGGCCGCGCGCCCGGCCCTGGAGGCCGCCCGGCGCGGTGAACGGCCCCCGGCCGACGCGCTGCGCGTGCTGAACGGGGCGCTGGCCGCGGCGCCCTCCCACCGCGAGCTGCTCTGGAGCGCCGGGGCGGGCCTGACGGCGGACCCGCGCCGGGAGGCGGGCCCGGCCGTGCGCCTCGCGGCGGAACTGGCCGAGGCGGTGGCCGAGCTGCTGACCGCCCCCCGGGTGGCGGAGGTACGTGCGTGCGAGGCGGAGGACTGCGTGCTCCTCTTCCTCCCGGCGCACCCCCGGCGCCGCTGGTGCGTGGCCTCGGCCTGCGGCAACCGGGCCAGGGTGGCCCGCTACTACTCCCGCCACAAGGCCGACCCCGGCGGCTGA
- a CDS encoding alpha/beta fold hydrolase codes for MTARPTPSPVRHHTIDVDGVRIAYRESGPADGPVLLLLHGFPTASHQFARLMDALGDGPYRLIAPDYPGFGRTEAPAGFTYTFDRLADVMEGFTDALGLERFALYVFDFGAPVGLRLAARRPGRVTGLIVQNGNAYEEGLSDAAREFAGLRREVPGAEERVRGLFTLEGTRFQYETGVADTSLISPDNWTLDVHYLGLPGRADAQADLAFDYSSNFAHYPAWQSWLRTARPPVLVVWGAGDPFFTPAGAKAYLQDVPDAEVHVFEGAGHFALETHLPTIAPLITTFLTELP; via the coding sequence ATGACCGCTCGCCCCACCCCTTCGCCCGTCCGGCACCACACCATCGACGTGGACGGCGTCCGCATCGCCTACCGCGAGTCCGGGCCGGCCGACGGACCCGTACTGCTGCTCCTGCACGGTTTCCCCACCGCCTCGCACCAGTTCGCCCGGCTGATGGACGCGCTCGGCGACGGCCCGTACCGCCTGATCGCCCCCGACTACCCGGGCTTCGGCCGCACCGAGGCCCCGGCCGGGTTCACCTACACCTTCGACCGGCTCGCCGACGTCATGGAGGGCTTCACCGACGCCCTGGGCCTCGAACGCTTCGCCCTCTACGTCTTCGACTTCGGCGCCCCGGTCGGACTGCGGCTCGCCGCACGCCGCCCCGGCCGCGTCACCGGCCTGATCGTGCAGAACGGCAACGCCTACGAGGAGGGACTCTCCGACGCGGCCCGCGAGTTCGCCGGACTACGGCGCGAGGTGCCCGGCGCCGAGGAGCGGGTCCGCGGCCTCTTCACCCTGGAGGGCACCCGCTTCCAGTACGAGACCGGCGTCGCCGACACCAGCCTGATCTCCCCCGACAACTGGACCCTGGACGTCCACTACCTCGGCCTGCCCGGGCGCGCCGACGCCCAGGCCGACCTCGCCTTCGACTACTCCTCGAACTTCGCGCACTACCCCGCCTGGCAGTCCTGGCTGCGCACCGCACGGCCGCCGGTCCTGGTCGTCTGGGGCGCGGGCGACCCCTTCTTCACCCCGGCGGGCGCCAAGGCCTACCTCCAGGACGTCCCCGACGCCGAGGTCCACGTCTTCGAAGGCGCGGGCCACTTCGCCCTGGAGACCCACCTCCCGACCATCGCCCCCCTGATCACCACTTTCCTGACGGAACTCCCGTAG
- a CDS encoding MFS transporter codes for MTSGESPGGRPDGPSAAGSGAVGAGAAGPGAADAGAAGGSGAAGAGTHAPGKAPASGRPPAAVVASLMLGMALVALDSTIVATAVPQIVGDLGGFSVFSWLFSGYLLAVTVTLPVYGKLSDTLGRKPVLLFGIALFLVGSLLCALAWNMAALIAFRIVQGLGGGALQGTVQTLAADLYPLKDRPKIQARMSSVWATSAVAGPALGGLLAAYAHWRWIFLLNLPLAALALWMVARHLTEPVRSPGRKGPVDWAGALSIFACGGVLLLTLVQGGVAWPWLSAPSLGLLGASALLAALVVRVERRAEEPILPGWVWRRRTIAAVNLALGALGLLMVAPMVFVPTYAQSVLGLDPMAAGLVMSVMTLSWPISAALSQHVYRRIGFRNSAAVGISLAAVILYSFTLLPHPGEPWQPALVMLLLGAALGLFQLPLIIGVQSTVGWAERGTTTASVLFSRQVGQSVGAALFGAVANATIAARLADAPMPGLPDSLDEVSKALDQPGLLPRAASDYLRDAVATAVDHVFLGATFAAVAALLVLLLMAPRKFPVLPEHREE; via the coding sequence GTGACCTCAGGGGAGAGCCCCGGCGGCCGTCCGGACGGCCCGTCGGCGGCGGGATCCGGTGCAGTGGGCGCCGGGGCGGCAGGGCCAGGAGCAGCGGACGCCGGAGCGGCGGGCGGCTCCGGGGCGGCGGGCGCCGGGACGCACGCGCCGGGCAAGGCCCCCGCGAGCGGGAGGCCGCCGGCCGCCGTGGTCGCCTCGCTGATGCTCGGCATGGCCCTGGTCGCCCTGGACAGCACCATCGTCGCCACCGCCGTCCCGCAGATCGTCGGCGACCTCGGCGGGTTCTCCGTCTTCTCCTGGCTCTTCTCCGGCTACCTGCTCGCCGTCACCGTCACCCTGCCCGTCTACGGCAAGCTGTCCGACACCCTGGGCCGCAAGCCCGTCCTGCTCTTCGGCATCGCGCTCTTCCTCGTCGGCTCGCTGCTGTGCGCGCTCGCCTGGAACATGGCCGCCCTCATCGCGTTCCGGATCGTCCAGGGCCTGGGCGGCGGCGCCCTCCAGGGCACGGTCCAGACCCTGGCCGCCGACCTCTACCCCCTCAAGGACCGGCCGAAGATACAGGCCCGGATGTCCTCGGTCTGGGCCACCTCGGCCGTGGCCGGGCCGGCCCTGGGCGGGCTGCTCGCCGCGTACGCGCACTGGCGCTGGATCTTCCTGCTCAACCTGCCGCTGGCCGCGCTCGCCCTGTGGATGGTGGCCCGTCACCTGACCGAGCCCGTACGGTCCCCCGGGCGCAAGGGCCCCGTCGACTGGGCCGGGGCGCTGTCCATCTTCGCCTGCGGCGGCGTCCTGCTCCTCACCCTCGTACAGGGCGGCGTCGCCTGGCCCTGGCTGTCCGCGCCCTCCCTGGGACTGCTGGGCGCGAGCGCCCTGCTGGCCGCCCTGGTGGTCCGGGTGGAACGCCGGGCCGAGGAACCGATCCTGCCCGGCTGGGTGTGGCGCCGGCGCACCATCGCCGCCGTCAACCTGGCCCTCGGGGCACTCGGCCTGCTCATGGTCGCGCCGATGGTGTTCGTGCCCACGTACGCCCAGTCCGTACTCGGCCTCGACCCCATGGCCGCCGGCCTGGTCATGTCCGTGATGACCCTGAGCTGGCCCATCAGCGCCGCCCTGAGCCAGCACGTCTACCGGCGCATCGGCTTCCGCAACTCCGCGGCCGTCGGGATCTCGCTGGCCGCCGTCATCCTCTACTCCTTCACCCTGCTCCCCCACCCCGGCGAACCCTGGCAGCCCGCCCTGGTCATGCTGCTGCTGGGCGCCGCCCTCGGCCTCTTCCAGCTCCCGCTGATCATCGGGGTGCAGTCCACCGTGGGCTGGGCTGAACGGGGCACCACCACGGCCTCCGTCCTCTTCTCCCGGCAGGTCGGCCAGAGCGTGGGGGCCGCCCTGTTCGGGGCCGTCGCCAACGCGACCATCGCCGCCCGGCTGGCCGACGCCCCGATGCCCGGCCTCCCCGACAGCCTGGACGAGGTGTCGAAGGCCCTCGACCAGCCGGGGCTGCTCCCCCGGGCCGCCTCCGACTACCTGCGCGACGCCGTGGCCACGGCCGTGGACCACGTCTTCCTGGGCGCGACGTTCGCGGCCGTGGCCGCGCTGCTGGTCCTGCTGCTGATGGCACCGCGGAAGTTCCCCGTCCTGCCGGAACACCGGGAGGAATGA
- a CDS encoding DivIVA domain-containing protein has product MSAPMSPQGSGFATVRGRGYRTEEVDRYLARLSGSRDDAWERVARLTVLAKRMEEEAARLREAVSELAPQTYDELSERARRILLLAQEEADCVRTDARADVATTLGAAEAHADRVAELARGDAEAVREQTEVRARQGLLRAQREADDLRAGARDDAAQWRAHAQAALVETRRRSDALLAEREQEQAERREAAERELAEREAELEARHAELDRYAEARLAEARRGFAEAEESARHGQEDAEALAAELVAEARVAEERTGRETERILREHAESQEEMRAHMNHVRASLAALTGRAPAEG; this is encoded by the coding sequence ATGAGTGCACCCATGTCGCCTCAGGGCTCGGGTTTCGCGACTGTGCGCGGCCGCGGCTACCGCACGGAAGAGGTCGACCGGTATCTCGCCCGGCTCTCCGGCAGCCGTGACGACGCCTGGGAGCGCGTGGCGCGGCTGACGGTCCTGGCGAAGCGGATGGAGGAGGAGGCGGCGCGGCTGCGCGAGGCGGTCTCGGAGCTGGCCCCGCAGACGTACGACGAGCTGAGCGAGCGCGCCCGCCGGATCCTGCTGCTGGCGCAGGAGGAGGCCGATTGCGTACGGACGGACGCGCGGGCGGACGTGGCCACGACGCTGGGCGCCGCCGAGGCGCACGCGGACCGGGTGGCGGAGCTGGCGCGGGGCGACGCGGAAGCGGTGCGCGAGCAGACGGAGGTGCGTGCCCGGCAGGGCCTGCTGCGGGCGCAGCGGGAGGCCGACGACCTGCGGGCGGGGGCCCGGGACGACGCGGCGCAGTGGCGGGCGCACGCGCAGGCGGCGCTGGTGGAGACGCGGCGGCGGTCGGACGCGCTGCTGGCCGAGCGGGAACAGGAGCAGGCGGAGCGCCGGGAGGCGGCCGAACGGGAGCTGGCGGAGCGGGAGGCGGAGCTGGAGGCGCGCCACGCGGAGCTGGACCGGTACGCGGAGGCCCGGCTGGCGGAGGCCCGCCGGGGCTTCGCCGAGGCGGAGGAGTCGGCCCGGCACGGTCAGGAGGACGCGGAGGCGCTGGCCGCCGAGCTGGTCGCGGAGGCGCGGGTGGCGGAGGAGCGGACGGGGCGGGAGACGGAGCGGATCCTGCGGGAGCACGCGGAGTCCCAGGAGGAGATGCGGGCGCACATGAACCACGTCCGGGCCAGTTTGGCGGCCCTGACGGGCCGGGCTCCTGCGGAGGGCTGA